The Candidatus Paceibacterota bacterium region CAAGATATGTTTGCCAACCCGCTCCTCCAATAACTGGGTTCGAGAAGAGTTTTGTGGTGAGGTAGAGTGAGCGACTCATGACGTCGTACCCATTTACAATATTGAGGTGATGCTCTGCAAATATCGAAGGTGTGGGGAGTTTGAGGAGGTCATTTGTGAAATTGCGATATGCAATTGCGGAGAGCTCAAGTCGTTGTAAGTCGCTCTGCTTCTTTGTTTCAAGCGCTTTCTTCAAGATGTCCGCTTCTGCTTCGACGTCCTTGCTTGTGTATATTTGAATAATCTTCCCGAAATCATTTGCATAGGTACGTAATGTTTCTGGAGAATTGTCAGAAATGACGGCAAGGTCGCTCAGGGTGCGCCGAGGTTGTACTTGGCTCGCATCGAAACTTTTCACGAGGTCTTGCACTGTGCTCGAGCGGATCTTTTCCACTTCTTTCGAAAGAAACTCCGAATAGAATTTTTTCTTTGCTTCGTCGACATCAGTTGTCGTTGCGTTTCCGAGTGACAGTACATACAAGATATCATCAGGGCCTTTTTTGGTAGGGTTATGTCCCGTGCGTACTTCTGCTCCGTCTTGTACACCATCACCATCGGTATCAGGGTTCGTGGGATCGGTGCCATATACTGCCTCTTCCCAATCAGGGAGCCCATCATTATCAGTATCAGTTTCTTGTTGCATCAGTGCGGTGGCAGGGGCTGCTTCATCAATCTTGCCACTTGGCTTACCTGAATCTTTTGAGGGGAGCATGTAGATACCAACACCCACGATTCCTGCGGCCACAAAAGTGCTCAAAACGAGTGGAGAAGAGAGGTGCGTGCGTATGCGCTCAATCATAGGTACAATTATAACATGTATGACTGGAGGTTGTAGTGGTTTTGTGTCCCCGCGTTACTTGTGCTGTTTCCCCGCGCACTGCAATGGAGTATAATAGATCTATGCGAAACACTACATACGCAATGATTTTTTTGATAGCAATCATGGTGGGAATCATGACCTCTCCCTTGGTGGGCGATGCGGCTTGTGCTCCAATTTCTCGTACACTACGTGTGGGAATGCAGGGTGAAGATGTGCGCGCACTTCAAAAGTTTCTAAATGATGATGTCGACTCTATGATTGCCACAACAGGTGTGGGGTCACCTGGAAATGAGTCCACGGTATTCGGGCCTGCAACATTGCGTGCCGTAATGAAATTTCAAGCAGCAAATAAGGAGCAGATCCTTATTCCTGCTGGAGTGACGGAACCTACGGGTATTATCGGAAAGATGATGCGTGGCGTGGTCAATCAGTACCTTTGTGCTAATCCAAGTCTTGGAGTTGAGGGTGCAGAAGTAAGTACCTCATCAAGTAAAACGAGTAGTGATCCACTCGATACCCCACAGAACAGGAAGAGAATTGCTGAGCTTCAAGCACGCTCTGATGCGATTTTTGCAGAAAATGACAAGAAACTTACAGACGCACTCCAATCAATAAAGCAGCGTTATGCTGTTATTGACGCAAAAATGACAGAAGCCACAAAAGCAATCGATAAGGTACACAAGATGGAAGAAGTGTTTAATGCACTCAGTGATCCTTCAACGGCGATTGTTCCTGGAGTGAAAGGAGGAGTGTTTGGTCTCGCGGATCCACTCCAAATAAGTGTTATCGTTCCTAGTGTTGCATATAGGGGTGATCGCATTGGTATTATTGGTTCAGGATTCCTTGAGAACAATAAGCTTCATATTGCAGATAAGGTGATTGACATGGAAATGCCAAATAAGGAGGGTACGGTATCCTTTGCTCGCCTTCCCGCAGATCTTCCAATGGGGCGTAATACGGCATTTGTAGAAAATAGTAAGGGGAAGAGCGATCCTGTACCGTTTTTCATAGCCGAAAAACAGACTGCAGCACCAGTTATTTCGAGTTTTACTCCTGCGGCTACAGGAATAGGAAAGACAGTTACTCTTAGGGGGACGAATTTCCTTGCAAAGAATGATATCTATACTTCCCTTGGTGTGATAAACAATGTTTCTTCATCTGATGGTACAACACTGACGTTCACTGTGCAGGCAGAGCCGGCTCTTGTTGGCACTGATGGAAAGCTTATCGATAAGCTTCCATACACTGTGCTTGTCGGAAATGATAGAGGGCTCTCAGGGGTCGTGCAAATCCCTATGGAATGATATTGGGACACCACACATACTTGTGTGGTGTTTTTATTTCACTGAGCCTATTGTGTTATAATTGCAGCATGAAATATTCCGCATTTATCATCGGACTTTTATTCCCTGTATTCGCTTTTGCGAGCTGTACAGACTTTCCTCGTGATATGAAGGCAGGCATGAAGGGGTCGGATGTCTTTGCACTCCAGCGCATACTTAATAATGATGTACGCACATTAGTCGCAAAGACTGGTCCTGGTTCTCCGGGATATGAGCAAGATGTTTTTAATGATAAGACAACCATTGCACTCAAGGCATTTCAAGAGTTTTATGGATTAACGAGTGCAATCCCGGGAGTTGCTGACGTGCCTACGCGCATCAAGCTTTCTCGATTATCGTGTGAGATCGATGTCGCTCCACCCCAGCCAGTTGTCGCGACGAGCACAAAACTTGGCTCAGGTATTTGTGCTGCAATCACACTCGCGCCACTACCAAGGCCAAAAGTCGTTTTGGAGCAGCCTATTACCATGAAGGTGCGCAGGGGGGAGACTTTTTCCCTCTTCGGAAAAAACTTCACTGAGAATAATACGATTGATGTTGATGGAAAAAGTCTCTGTTTGAAATCAAGCAGTGACGGTGGTCGTCGTATTGATATTATGATTCCTCGCGATGCTGCGCTCGGAAGTCAGTATATTCGCGTGACTAATAAATATGGTGTCAGTAATTTGATCAAGGTGCAGATTCTTGAGGCTGCTGACAGTGCGCGAGGGACAAGTGAGTGTCTCAATATCACCCGAACACTCGTTGAGGGTAGTAAGGGTAAAGACGTACTTGCACTGCAAAAGTTCCTTAATAGTGATTCACGCACGCAGATTGATGTGGAAGGTTCGGAGAGTATTGGAAAAGAGACAGAAGTTTTTAGCGCAAAGACGAAGATGGGCGTCAAGCTATTTCAGAAGCTTTACGCGGCAGATATCTTGAGACCAGCGGGGCTTGTGCAACCGAACGGTGTGATAGGTGCGCTTGCGCGAAAGAAGATTAGCGCGCTTACCGATTGTCCAGTAGAGGTTACACTTCCACCGTCAAAGGAGAGGCCGGTGCTCACTGGTGTGTCCCCTGCTACTGCTTCTGCGGGTGATCAGATTATCATTCGTGGAAATAATTTTGCATCGCAGAATACGGTGCTCTTTGGAGGAAAGGTGTTTGGTCCATATGCAAGCACAGAGGGAAAAACGATTATACTTACTCTTTCTTCAAAGGTACCTGCAGGCAAACAGGATATCAAAGTGAAGACGAGTGCGGGAACAAGTAACGCAGTTGGATTTACGGTCACTACTTCAAACAGTAAGGCTCCAAAGATCATAACGATTGATCCACTCCGTGCAAAACCAGGAGCTTCGATTCGTATTACTGGTTCTGGATTTACTGATGCAGGAAATGAGGTGACGAGCGTGGATGGAAGTATTGCGGTCAAGGGTATCGCCGCAAGCGCAGCGGGGACCGTACTCAGTTTCCAGGTTCCCACGTCAGCTACCGTAGGTACACAAGTTATCAGGGTAGTTAATAGTAATGGACAGAGTAATACACGCACCTTCTCGATTGAAGTTGAGAAAGTTATTCCTCCTCCGACGATTGACGCACTCACTCCCCCAATCACGAAGCAGGGTGGCACAGTGATGATTGAAGGTCACAACTTCTTTGAACCTGTTACGGTTTATATCGACAAGGTCCCCCTTGCGAGCGCTCAAAGAGCCGGTGGTAGTACACGTATCGTGCTTACGGTGCCACCACTTACGGCTACGGGGACGCATCAGGTAAGTGTAAGTACTGATAAGGGAGAGAGCAATCCTAAGCAGCTCGAAGTACTCGACATAAATTCAGATATGCCAGTAATCGAACGCATTGATCCCGCTTCTGGTCCCCTTGGTACAGCAATAACAATAACCGGACGTAACTTCAAGCAATCGAATTTTGTAAATCTTGATGGTGCGTTTTCTGGAAATGCTCCTTCAGGCGGTGATGGAACTCTTTCGACATTCACTTTGCGCTTTGGCACCACTGGTGCACACATGCTTACACTGACAAATATTGCAGGACAAAGTAATGCAGTTCCGTTTACAATTACTGAAAAGGAAGAAGTCGCGTTGCCACCAGTTATAAACACAATTCTTCCTGAAACGACGATTGCAGCGGGAACCTTCCAGTTGTTTGGTAGTAATTTCGGCTCAAAAGCAACGGTGCATATTGGTTCCATGACACTTCCAGAGTCGGTTACGACATCAAGTGGTGTCATATCCGTGAATACTCCAACAAGCTTAACTCCAGGCACCTACCAAGTGTGGATCGTAAATACAGGAGGAACAAGCAATAAGGTTAATCTCACAATCACGACGAGTGGTGGCGGTGGAGGTGGTGGTGGCGGTGGTGGAGGAGGTGGCTATGATCCACGCCGAAAGCCAGTCATCTACAGTCTTAATCCAAACAAGGTTGATCGCGTAAAATGCCTTGCAAGCGGAGGAATACGCTTCACGATAAATGGAACGAACTTCTCTACTTCATCAGTAAATGTCATTAAGGCCGGCCTTGGCGGAGAGCAGCAGATGGTGTCCCCAAATGGTTCAACGTTGTATTTCCAAGCAGGCGACTTCAAGGACGCAATTCCATGTATCAAGCCCTCGATGAAACCGACGGATGATCTCGATGTTTATGTTTACGTACAAAATATGTATGGTACCAGTGAGGGAAAGATCTTTACCGTAAAAGGTCTCGATCCCCTCTCGTCACCATTCTAAGGTAATGAAAAACTGCCCCATCTATGGAGCAGTTTTTCATTGATGCTATAATACGTTACATGAATACACGATATGGAATTTACTTAGGAGCGTTAGTGTTGTCTGGGGTGCTTCCAATTGTTGCCAGTGCTGCGTGCATTCCTTTGATAGGGACGCTACAGTTAGGCACAAAGAGCGAGGAAGTGCGCATGCTTCAGCAGTTTCTCAATACACGCGCTTCAACAACGGTTGCGTACATAGGGAGTGGCTCTATAGGTAATGAGACAAATTACTTTGGTCCAGCAACAAAAAATGCAGTAGTAAAATTTCAGACAATATTTGCAAATGAGGTGCTCGTTCCTGCAGGGCTTTCAGAGGCGACCGGTATTGTCGGAAAGTTTTCTCGTGAGGAAATAAATAAGCAGCTCTGTGCGCAGGGGGGTGTGAAGCCAGTAACAACAACTACGGTTACCCAAAAGGCTGCACAAGAAAATTTTGCAAAAGAGATCGCATTACGTTCGGAGGCATTGGCTGAAAAGATTAATGCACTCCGTCTGAGTGTAGCTACAAACATTGCAAAAACACAAAGCTCCTTTGCGGGAACAACACTTGTTCCTCAATCAAGTATTACCCCACCCGCACTAGACTCATCGAGTAAGGATCTCCCTCTCCAGATATTCACCATTGACCCCTTTATTGCTAAGATCGGCGATAGGGTCACAATCAAAGGGACGGGAATCGTTGCGGGCACAAGTGTACGCATTGGCGGTACTGCTTATCCACTCACGATAGTGAGTGATGGAAGTGCTGCGACATTTGAGATAAAGACAGGGTTTCCTCTTGGAAAGTACTATGCAACTCTCGAAAATAGTGGAAAGAAAAGCAATGATCGCGTGTTTGTGGTTGTGGCAGATACAACAAAAATTCCTGTGATTGAAGGCATTTCTCCCGATACAGGAAATATCGGTACGACCATTACTCTTACGGGTCAAAATTTTGCCGCAAAGAATGATATCTTCACCTCAATCGGTACGATATATGATGTACGTTCATCGGATGGAAAAACACTAAGCTTCCCTGTTACTGCAGATACGACATATCTTAATAACAATGGGAAAATAATCCCATACCTTGCGTATTTCGTTGCCGTCGTCAACGAGAATGGAATCTCTGGGTTTAAAGAGTTTAAAATACGATAATTATGAAAAAAACAATTGCACTCACGCTTGGTCTTGCCATGCTCGCACTGCTTCCCTCTGTTGCAGCAGCAACGACTGGTCTCATCCCTTTTGGGGGAAATGTGATGTGGACGATTCCTTGTACGTGCAGTGGAAATGTCCTTGTGTATGTAGGGCCACCAAACTTTGGGAGCTTCATGTATCAGCCGACGATTCCAGGGATTCCCGCAGGTACCGATGTGTTTATGAATTATCTTCCAATGAAAGTTGGTTCATATGTCCTCGGCCTTGCTGAGCCAGCGCCAATGACTTGTCTTGTGTATGCTGGGGTCTCCTGTGTAACGGCGGGTGCGGGAGGAATGATGCTTACCGTGGGGACATCACTCTAATTATAAAAAACACACCTCAGTTGAAGTGTGTTTTTTATAATTGTTCGATTTCACGAGCAAGCATTATCCAGTCTGCGAGCTTAAGATCTTCAGCGCGTACCTTTTCATTGATTCCGCAGCGTTCAAATATAAGTTGGAGCCGAGTTCGGTCTACCTTGAGAACATTCACGAGGTTTGTGAGGAGCATTTTGCGGCGACTTGCAAGGCCGGCATGGGTCAACATAAAGAATGTTTTCTCCGAGAAGCCCGAAATATTTTTGCGCGAGATGTCCTCAATAGCAATAATGGATGAATCAACTTTTGGTGGAGGGAGGAAAGCTCCTTTGGGAACCTTTGCAACAATGCGTGGTTTGCCATAAAGCATGGCCGCAAGTGCAAGGTTTCCATATTTTCCATCACGTCCCACAAGCTGCTCTGCGACTTCCTTTTGTATGAGATAGACCATGAGGGTTGGCTGTCGTACGGGCGGAGTCGTCTCGAGAAACATGCGGAACAATAGGCCGGTAATGTAGTATGGAATATTTGCGATGAGTTTGTAGGGTTTGTTTCCGATGTGTGATTTTCCGAAAAGTACACGCAATAGTTCTGGATTACGAACATCCCCTTCAAGTAATTGGAATCGCCCCTCCCCTTCCTCTTTCTTGAACCGTTCATGGAGGATAGGAATGCAACGTTGGTCCATCTCTATGGCAATGATATGTGCACCAGTCGACAGAAGTGCCTCGGTGAGGACTCCTTCACCAGGTCCGATTTCGAGAATGACATCCCCTGGGACAATGTGACCCGCTTCAACAATCTCCCTAATTGCTTTATCAGAACGGAGAAAGTGTTGGCCTAGGGTTTTCTTTGCTTCGATACTCATGGGATTACTCTAACACAAATTATCATATTGCATATAAAAATAGAGATACCATTTATCATGGGATCTCTATTCTTATCTTATCGACAAATGAACTCGGGATTGTTGTTGCTGAGTGATGATTCCGTAATTGCCACCATGTTACGCACAGGGAGTTCCTTCCAATATGCCAGCTGAGGACCCTTGGGGTTCGTGGTGTAACAATAGTAGCGGTAGGCATAGGTTCCCGCAGGTGCATTGTCACCCGTCATGTTGTTGATCGGGTCAACGGGAACTTTTTGCATAAAGGGACTCGTGCCCGTTGAGAGGAATGAGAGAAAGTCTCCCTGGGAACTGTAGTCCCACCCACCAGCATTTGAGAACGTAGTGCTTGATGCTATGCCGCAAGATGAACCATTGGTGATTGGTAAGCAGCCATAGGTGTCGTAATACAAATTGAGTGCGGTGTAGATTTGACGAATATCTGCTGCGCGGCGCGCATCACGACTTTTTGATTTTGTTGAAACTAATGTCGCGAGTACGATCGACGAGAGCAGTGCGATTATAGCGATGACTACAAGTAGTTCAATGAGTGTAAAACCAGCGCGTTTTTTCATGGTGATATTGTATCGTATTTACCACTGAAATACATCATCATCGAAAGGATCATCAAGGAGGCTGAACTTACGTTTTGGCTGTTCGAGCTTCGGCGGTGTTTCTCGCTCGATGAGTGACTCGTCGATATCGTCGAGAAATTCACTTGGAAGGGTGTAGTTGCGACTGCCGAAGATGGTGCGCATTGCTGCATGAGAAAGAAAGACTTTTTTTGCAGCGCGGGTGAGTGCTACATAAAAGAGACGGCGCTCCTCTTCTTGTGCTTCGGGTGAATCATGTTCACGCATCTTGTTTGAAGGGAAGAGATCTTGCTCCATGCCCGTCACAAATACATAATCGAACTCAAGCCCCTTGCTTGCATGGACGGTCATGAGGCGTACCGCATCGGCGTTACTCATGCGATCCTGATCGCTTTCGAGCGCAAGGTCTTCGAGGTACTGGGTGATCCCCTCTGTGCCATCAAAGATATCATAGCGCTTTGCGACGGTGACCAATTCAAGTACGTTGCCAAGTCGTTCTATATCTTCATCATCACCTGTTTTGAGCATATTTCCTATTCCACTTTCCTCGATGACAGTCATCAATAGTTGTGAGGGTTTTTGTACGAGTGCAGCCGCGCGAATACGCTCAAGGATGTCATAGAATTTTTTCACCTTGACCTGCATTGCATTGCTTAAGAGGTGCACTTCATTTGAAAGGACTTTTTCGAGTGTTTTTTCACCGATGCCACGTGCGGGGACATTGATGATGCGTGTGAGGTCGAGTTTGTTCTCGGGGTTAAGCGCAGCGCGTAGGTACGCAAGCGCATCCTTCACCTCCTTGCGATCGTAGAAGCGAGTGCCGAGGACTTGATAGGGGATGCCTGCGAATAGCATTGCTTCTTCAAGTACACGACTCTGTACGTTCGTGCGATAGAGGATAGCGATATCGCTTGCCTTGATACCGCTCCCCATAAGAGCAGCTATTTTTTGTGCAATGCGACGAGCCTCATCGATTTCATCAAATCCTTCGATAATCGTCAGCTTCTCACCCTCATTGTTCTCTGTGAAAAGTACTTTGTCTTTTCGAAGCTCATTCTTTTCGATTACACTATTTGCCGCTTGCAAAATATTCTTTGTTGAACGGTAATTTTGCTCAAGGAGGATAACCTGTGCATTGGGATAGTCTTTTTCAAAATCCAAAATATTAGCAATCGACGCCCCTCTCCAGCTATAGATTGATTGATCGGAGTCCCCCACCACACAAATATTACGTCGCTCTCCTGCGAGGAGCTGTGTGAGTGTATATTGCACCGCATTCGTATCTTGGTATTCGTCGACGTGGATATACTGCCATTTTCTATTGTAGTACGCACGGATTTCGGGATGTGTCTGCAGGAGACGTACGGTCTTCTCGAGGAGGTCGTCAAAATCGAGCGCATTCGCTTTGCGTAGTGATTGCTCGTAGAGCTTCATCGTGCGCTCATAAAGCTGTCCCCGGAAATGATCACGCACGGTGGCCGCAATAGTTTCTGCTGTGCCCATGTTCCCCTTATGCCTACTGATAGCTCCGAGAATCTTTGCGGGGTCATGCTCCTTCGGGTCGAGACTTTGCGCTTTTAGGGCCTCTTTGATGAGTTTCTTCGCATCATCTTGGTCGATGATTGTTGCCCCTTTTGCGATTCCAATCGCGGTTCCATGCTCTCTCAGGATGGCGATGCCAAGAGCATGAAAAGTGCTGACCCAGGGGATATTTGCTCCACGGTTAAAAGTGGGTACATGCTCTCTGCCAAGCATTTGGAGGACACGCTCGCGCATTTCTTTAGCTGCTTTGTTGGTGAACGTGATCGCGAGAATGGCATCTGGTGCCACGCCTTTTTCAATGAGATGTCCGATGCGATGAGTGATCGTCTTCGTTTTGCCGGCTCCTGCTCCTGCAACGATAAGCACCGGCCCCTCAGTGGCGAGGACCGCTTTTTGCTGTTGTGGGTTAAGTCCCTGCTGCATCTTATCCATTACGACATATATTCGCATAGTATGGCAAGTTTGTCGAAAATGGCTTTATAAAGCCGTTATTCTCTGGAACATTCGGAGTTATGCACTTTTCCATTATACGGCTCATATGAGCCATTTCATCGGCAGTGTTCAATTAATATGGCTTAACATAGCCATTTTTTACTCACTTTTCGAGTCCAAAAGTCATTGACTGAACGTGTGGCCTAGGATACCCTTATATAACTGACGCAGTTTTTGTTGTCTGAGAAATACCCTCTCCAATGAAATTGCTCCTACCGACCGAATGCCCCCGACTGCACGATTTAACTCAATGGCTTATTCTATCAAAGAACACAAAAATACACATCGGAAATGTATCTATCCGAAGTGTTATATTCTTCGCTCTCCCTCTTAGTTTGGCTCTTCTCATCGCACCTGTAGCACACGCAGGCATTCTCGACGAACTCGTCAAGAAGGTTTTTGCGACTTCTTCTGTGGGTGATCATAAATTTACAGCACAGAGCGTCCCTTTGCTCACTGCTGCAGTTGGTCAGACTGGAGCGGTGGAAGACTATATGATTTCAGATGAAGGAGCGCTGCTTGCCGCATCGGGTCCAGGCGGAGCCGCAGCTGAGCTCACTGATCTTCAAGTTGAGACCGCCGCTGGTGCTATTAGCACTTACGTTGTTGAGGATAATGATACGATTTCTTCTATTGCAGAGAAGTATGGTATTTCTGTGAATACAATTTACTGGGCTAATGGGCTCAATCGTAAAAGCAAGCTGAAGATTGGTCAAACATTGGTGATTCTTCCTATTACTAGTGTCCAGCACAAGGTGGTAAAGGGTGATACGATCTCAAAAATTGCAAAACGCTATAATGGCGATGCGGATGAAATCATTGCGTACAATGGCCTCGAGGATGGAACACTTACCGCAGGTGAGACAATCATCATTCCTGATGGAGAAATGCCTGCTGCGCCGCTCCCTGCAAAGGTAGCAAGTCGTATAAAGAGCAATCTCGATAGTGGTCCAGATATGGCAGGGTATTATATTCTTCCTGTGCTTGGCTGCAGAAGGTCTCAGGGAATCCATGGACATAATGGCGTTGACCTTGCATGTCCGATTGGTACTCCATTGCGTGCAGCAGCTCCTGGTACTGTCATCGTCGCAAATACGAGTGGATGGGGTGGTGGTTATGGTAAGTATGTCGTCATCAAGCATGCAAATGGTACACAAACCGTCTATGGACATATGTCGAGCGTGAGTGTTCGCCCTGGTGAAACAGTTGGCCGTGGTGAGTCTATTGGTGCGACGGGAAATTCTGGAAAATCGACGGGCCCTCATCTACACTTTGAGGTGCGTGGCGCACGTAATCCATTTTAAAAAACAATCACATTGTGATTGTTTTTTTATTTAAGGGAGATCGCTGATGCGTTCAATAGTGACCCATGTGTCAAATCCTGATGATCCAAGATTTGTTGTGCCTCCGCGCCAAATCGTGACACCCACTGCAAGTGTATCTCCTGCAGCTAGGTCGAGTGTATTTGCGCCCGTTAGGGTTACTCCCGCTGTCCCTGACATAACGACATAGTATGAGTTCAGGCGCCTATAGTCTGCACCATTTTTCATTGTATTCAGCCATATACTTGCCCCTGCATTTCCCCAGGCATACGCTGCTGTTGCGATTGCCGCACTAATGCGATAGATGCCACTCGTTGGTGCGGTGAATTTCCAGTTTGATCCGGTGGTCACCGTGTTGAGTGTGTCTGATACTTTTGAGTTGTAGTTAACAATGACGGGCACCCCATGGGTTGTTGCTTGCCCCAGCGTGCCTATGTAGTGTACGTAGACTGGTGAAGAAGTTTGGCCACCACCTGCGTTCACCCACTGTGTCCCATTACAGTATTGCATCGCATGCGCATTGTAATTGTAGCGCATGGTACCTTCTCCCCCCGCTTGCCCTGCTGCACATGTCGTAACAACATCACTTCCTCCTGCACGCACTCCACCTGCAACGTCTAGTGTTGTTCCGGGAGTCATTGTGCCAATACCTAATCGCTGGTTGAGAATGTCCCAGAATAAATTATTTGTTCCAGATATATGTGTTGCGTCGGTGTAATAGGAGACTTGGCCATTTGATGCAGTTTGCGCAAATACTATTGATGGGCCCGAGAAGATACTCCCTCCGAACTGATCTGCCACTGCGGTTGAAGTTGAACTTCCCTGTGCAACGCTTGATCCAACGCCGAAGATATAGTTGAAACCGAGTGATGATGCCGTGTTCCCATCGCACCCCGCACGAACGGTATTTTCGGGATGCTTCAAGCTGTCCTGTTCAACCTTGAGAAATACGTTGAATTGCTTACCATCGTCACAAAGTCCGACGTAGTAGTTGTCATCCTGAAAGACCTGATCAAAAAGGCTTCCCGATGAGTAGACCCCCTCGCCCTTTAGCGCAGAGACGAGCGATGTTGCATAGTCAGCCGTTCCTGACTTTGTTGCGAGTCCGCCACCACTGCTTTGATATCCCGCACCCGATACTTTGTATGTGCCCTTTGCGGATTCATGTTCTTCGAGCGCGATGCTGAGTTGTCTTGCATTCGCTATTCGCGAGGCGTCACGCGCCCGCTTGCGCGCTTCAACAGCCGATGAAAATACAGCGCTTGAGATGAGGGATACGATTGAAATGACAACGAGTAATTCAATAAGAGTGAACCCATTACTAAGTTTATTCACTAGTGATACTTTCATTTGTATAGTATAGCACAAATTAGCAATGCACCCCTAGTCCTGATGTCTACGTGAATATAACAAAACCCCTCAAGGGGGTTTTGTTATTTAGAATGCAGCTATATGTATGATTGCGTAGAGTGTTGCTGCGCCAAGTACAGTCATGATAGTGGTCAGCATCTTTGGGTGGTTGTGATGTGATTCTGGAATCAGATCCGATGCACCGATATAGAGGAAGAATCCCGAGAAAAGTGCGAGTAAAAGCCCAAGCGCACTTTCGGGGACCGTAACGAAGTAGGCAATGAAAATTCCAAGTGATGGAGTCAATGCATCTACGGCAAGCCAGCGTAGCGCTTTCTTGCGCGTACCACCATTTTTGATCACCATGGAGACAGTGTTGATACCATCAGAGAAATCATGTGCAAGAACGGCGAGTGCGACTACTGCACCGACCGCAGGTGAGACTTTGAGCGCAAGTCCGATGCCGAGTCCGTCGAGCATGCTGTGCACCGATAGGCTGCCTGCCCCGAAGTGACCCCGTCCATGACTGTGGGTATGACCCTCTTCTGCTTCGTGTGAATGTAGGCTGATTGTTCGATCGATGATGAGGTACGTCAGAAATCCGATTGCAATGTAGAGCGCAATGTGCTCTGTGGTATACGCAGCACCTGCGAGGTCAAATGATTCAGGAATAAGATCAAAGAATGCAACACCGATAACTGCTCCAGCTGCGAAGCCTAAGATGAGGTGGAGGCGATCGCGCATATGGAGCGCGAAGAGTCCTCCTATTGTGGTGGCTATTGCTGTAGCGATAGCAAGGTAAATTGGAAGCATAATTTTAAGAGTAGCAGAAACACCTATTCTCTGCAATAAAGTGTTAAAGTTGCTCAAATTTTGGCCTGTAAGAGAGTGCCTCAAGAATATGTTTTTCCTCAATGTTTTCTGTACATTCAAGATCGGCGATTGTACGTGCAAGGCGAATAGTACGATGAAGTGCACGCCCTGAAAGATTAAGCCTCAGCGCAGATTGAGCAAGTAGCGCACGGCAGCTCGAGGAGAGCGGTGCGTAATCTGTG contains the following coding sequences:
- a CDS encoding IPT/TIG domain-containing protein, with the translated sequence MRNTTYAMIFLIAIMVGIMTSPLVGDAACAPISRTLRVGMQGEDVRALQKFLNDDVDSMIATTGVGSPGNESTVFGPATLRAVMKFQAANKEQILIPAGVTEPTGIIGKMMRGVVNQYLCANPSLGVEGAEVSTSSSKTSSDPLDTPQNRKRIAELQARSDAIFAENDKKLTDALQSIKQRYAVIDAKMTEATKAIDKVHKMEEVFNALSDPSTAIVPGVKGGVFGLADPLQISVIVPSVAYRGDRIGIIGSGFLENNKLHIADKVIDMEMPNKEGTVSFARLPADLPMGRNTAFVENSKGKSDPVPFFIAEKQTAAPVISSFTPAATGIGKTVTLRGTNFLAKNDIYTSLGVINNVSSSDGTTLTFTVQAEPALVGTDGKLIDKLPYTVLVGNDRGLSGVVQIPME
- a CDS encoding IPT/TIG domain-containing protein, with the protein product MKYSAFIIGLLFPVFAFASCTDFPRDMKAGMKGSDVFALQRILNNDVRTLVAKTGPGSPGYEQDVFNDKTTIALKAFQEFYGLTSAIPGVADVPTRIKLSRLSCEIDVAPPQPVVATSTKLGSGICAAITLAPLPRPKVVLEQPITMKVRRGETFSLFGKNFTENNTIDVDGKSLCLKSSSDGGRRIDIMIPRDAALGSQYIRVTNKYGVSNLIKVQILEAADSARGTSECLNITRTLVEGSKGKDVLALQKFLNSDSRTQIDVEGSESIGKETEVFSAKTKMGVKLFQKLYAADILRPAGLVQPNGVIGALARKKISALTDCPVEVTLPPSKERPVLTGVSPATASAGDQIIIRGNNFASQNTVLFGGKVFGPYASTEGKTIILTLSSKVPAGKQDIKVKTSAGTSNAVGFTVTTSNSKAPKIITIDPLRAKPGASIRITGSGFTDAGNEVTSVDGSIAVKGIAASAAGTVLSFQVPTSATVGTQVIRVVNSNGQSNTRTFSIEVEKVIPPPTIDALTPPITKQGGTVMIEGHNFFEPVTVYIDKVPLASAQRAGGSTRIVLTVPPLTATGTHQVSVSTDKGESNPKQLEVLDINSDMPVIERIDPASGPLGTAITITGRNFKQSNFVNLDGAFSGNAPSGGDGTLSTFTLRFGTTGAHMLTLTNIAGQSNAVPFTITEKEEVALPPVINTILPETTIAAGTFQLFGSNFGSKATVHIGSMTLPESVTTSSGVISVNTPTSLTPGTYQVWIVNTGGTSNKVNLTITTSGGGGGGGGGGGGGGYDPRRKPVIYSLNPNKVDRVKCLASGGIRFTINGTNFSTSSVNVIKAGLGGEQQMVSPNGSTLYFQAGDFKDAIPCIKPSMKPTDDLDVYVYVQNMYGTSEGKIFTVKGLDPLSSPF
- a CDS encoding IPT/TIG domain-containing protein; amino-acid sequence: MNTRYGIYLGALVLSGVLPIVASAACIPLIGTLQLGTKSEEVRMLQQFLNTRASTTVAYIGSGSIGNETNYFGPATKNAVVKFQTIFANEVLVPAGLSEATGIVGKFSREEINKQLCAQGGVKPVTTTTVTQKAAQENFAKEIALRSEALAEKINALRLSVATNIAKTQSSFAGTTLVPQSSITPPALDSSSKDLPLQIFTIDPFIAKIGDRVTIKGTGIVAGTSVRIGGTAYPLTIVSDGSAATFEIKTGFPLGKYYATLENSGKKSNDRVFVVVADTTKIPVIEGISPDTGNIGTTITLTGQNFAAKNDIFTSIGTIYDVRSSDGKTLSFPVTADTTYLNNNGKIIPYLAYFVAVVNENGISGFKEFKIR
- the rsmA gene encoding 16S rRNA (adenine(1518)-N(6)/adenine(1519)-N(6))-dimethyltransferase RsmA, which gives rise to MSIEAKKTLGQHFLRSDKAIREIVEAGHIVPGDVILEIGPGEGVLTEALLSTGAHIIAIEMDQRCIPILHERFKKEEGEGRFQLLEGDVRNPELLRVLFGKSHIGNKPYKLIANIPYYITGLLFRMFLETTPPVRQPTLMVYLIQKEVAEQLVGRDGKYGNLALAAMLYGKPRIVAKVPKGAFLPPPKVDSSIIAIEDISRKNISGFSEKTFFMLTHAGLASRRKMLLTNLVNVLKVDRTRLQLIFERCGINEKVRAEDLKLADWIMLAREIEQL